The DNA sequence TCAAAAAATGAACGTCGTGAACTTCTGCTTTAGTAATGTCTAATGAATGAAAAATTCCATTTACAGAACAAATCCCGTGCAATTTATATCCGTAAAACCAGTTGTTTTGAGAAGCACAAAACCCTTTTGAAGGAGCTGTTTCAAACTCATTTTTACAGATTTTAATTCTCCTATGACGGGCAAATTTGCAAATCTCCAAAGGCATACTATCCACGATAAAATAATCTTCAAACTCTAAAAACCGTGAAGCTAATTTTGTTCTTACTTCTTCTAAGAATAAAAACAACTTCCTTCTTCTTTTGTTGAACTGACTTCTCTCAATTAAATTGGAAATCTGTTTACAATTTATCTCTTTAAATAAGGAGTTTTCGCTATCGATAGACATGAATTCAGCCGTTAAACTTAGTGCAACTACCTCTAAATCAGACATTTTTTGTTTTCTGCCAACATCTGATTTATATTCTAATTCACAATTCAAAGAACTTATAACTTCTAAAACTCTAAAATAATTTTTCACTATATTTGACATAGATATTGGCTGTTTTGCAACTTCAAGATACTGAATTTCAGTATCTTGACCAATATCTGATCAATTTATTTTACTTCAAATAATTACACCCAACGGGTTAATTAAACAATAATTCACTACTAAGCCTCTATTTAATTCGTATTCAATCATCAAAGTATTGTTTAATTGTATTAAAATAATACTCCTATGCTAATACTTCAATTCTTTAAATTTTTTGGTACATTTATTCCTTATTTTAAAAGGAAATTCATGAATGAGATACGTAATCATATTAAAAATGCTGTAGATAATCGGATTACAGAATATGTAAACATGAGCGATTTTGCTATAAAATCAATTACAAATTCGAAACAAAAATATAAGATAAAATATGCAATCAAATATCAAGACACGTCTTTTTCGATCGGTATAGAATATATAAATAATGATATAGAGTTAACATTCATTTCAGGTCTAATTCTAAACATTGATACATTATACAAAATAACTGATCTTGTAGAGTTTATTGAGTCAATGCCTAAAGAACATTTAATATCAAATTTTAAGAAGTTCTTAGGTTGATTTTAATGTGGTATACTGGGTATATCATTATCTTTATTTTTATAGATGTGACAAAACCTTTTTTCAGTTTGAGTGATAAAATTTATATTTAAATTAATAGAAATCAGCTTACAATAATGAAATGTAGTTTTAATTTTGTATTTTCGCAACAAAGTTTAAACTAATTTTTATGTGTAAAAAATTACTATCACCCTTTGATGAGATAAGGAGAGCGCTATTTATTTTTTTTCTACTCAATTCTTTCTTTTTGTATTCGCAGGCTACTATAATTACAAATCCAACTAATTCTCAAATTAATTCAGCACTTAATGGTCCAGGAATCGTTATCACTGGGGGGACTTTGAGTGGCGCTGCAGCTATTTCGACTGTAAGGTCTAATCAAGTTGCTACATTTACAAATGGAGTTGCGGGAGCAGGACTGGGGTTAACAAATGGAGCTTATTTTTCTACTGGAAATGCACCATTTGAGTTAACAAATAGAAACACAGCTAATCAAAGTTCTTATAATCCAGCAGGTGCAACTACTCTTTCAGATCCTAATTTATCAACAATAGACGCAACAGCTACGCGAGATTTGATTTCTTACTCGTTTACAATTACATTGGGGCCTACTGTTTCTGGTCTTAAAATTGGATATCAATTTGGTTCTGAGGAATATCCTGATTATGTAGGATCAAGTTTTGACGATGCCTTTGGTTTTTTTATTACTGGTCCTGGCATTGCGGGTACATTAAATATGGCAACATTGCCAAATGGGAATGCAACATCAATTAATAAGGTGAATTCGGGAGTTCCTGGTTTTAGTGGTTTTCCACCTGTCGCGGCTTATGATGGTACGCAATCTGCTTTGTATACTAATAATGGACACATAACTACGATTTCAGGAGGTAGATACATTACAAATCCTCAACCTCAACCAGGTCCTTTTCCAGTTTTTGTAGAACTTAATGGTTTAACAAAATTGATAACTAGGAACGTAACAGGTTTAACTCCTGGAGCAACTTATACTTTTAAAATTGTTATTGCAGATGCTGGTGATTCATCATTAGATTCAGCTGTTTTTGTTGATTTAATTGAAGGTATAACAAATGCAGATTTAGGTGTAACAAAAGCAACAAGCAGCATGTCTCCGCAAGTTGGGTGTGGTGTTACATTTACATTAACAGCTAGTAATGCTGGACCTAGTAACTCAACAAATACAAAAGTTACAGATTTACTACCTTCGGGGTATACATTTGTATCTGCTACGCCGTCTGTTGGAACTTATAATTCAATCAATGGTGTTTGGGATGTTGGGGTGTTAAATATTGGAGCTACACCGACTTTGTCGATAGTTGCTACAGTAAAGCCGTCGGGTGTTTATTTAAACACTGCGAGTATAGCATCGGCAGATATTATTGATATAAATGGAACAAATAATTCTTCTTCTGTAACCCCAGTCCCCACAGCTGCTGTTGTAGCAACTAATACAACAAGCACTACAGCTATTTGTGAGAACATTACCAAATCCTTATCAGCTACACCAGCAGGTGGTACCTGGTCAGTTGTTTCAGGAGGGGGAACGATTTCAGGAACTACTTATACACCGGCAGATGTTTCTTCTGATACTTCGGTAACAGTTCGTTATACTGTTGCAGCCAATGGCTCTTGTGCAGCGACAACATCAGACGCTACATTTACTGTTAATGTGTTTTCAGGACCAGCGACTAATACAACAAGCACTACAGCTATTTGTGAGAACAGTACCAAATCCTTATCAGCTACACCAGTAGGTGGTACCTGGTCAGTTGTTTCAGGAGGGGGAACGATTTCAGGAACTACTTATACACCGGCAGATGTTTCTTCTGATACTTCGGTAACAGTTCGTTATACTGTTGCAGCCAATGGTTCTTGTGCAGCGACAACATCAGACGCTACATTTACTGTTAATGTATTTTCAGGAACAGCAACTAATACAACAAGCACTACAGCTATTTGTGAGAACAGTACCAAATCCTTATCAGCTACACCAGCAGGTGGTACCTGGTCAGTTGTTTCAGGAGGGGGAACGATTTCAGGAACTACTTATACACCGGCAGATGTTTCTTCTGATACTTCGGTAACAGTTCGTTATACTGTTGCAGCCAATGGCTCTTGTGCAGCGACAACATCAGACGCTACATTTACTGTTAATGTGTTTTCAGGACCAGCGACTAATACAACAAGCACTACAGCTATTTGTGAGAACAGTACCAAATCCTTATCAGCTACACCAGTAGGTGGTACCTGGTCAGTTGTTTCAGGAGGGGGAACGATTTCAGGAACTACTTATACACCGGCAGATGTTTCTTCTGATACTTCGGTAACAGTTCGTTATACTGTTGCAGCCAATGGCTCTTGTGCAGCGACAACATCAGACGCTACATTTACTGTTAATGTATTTTCAGGAACAGCAACTAATACAACAAGCACTACAGCTATTTGTGAGAACAGTACCAAATCCTTATCAGCTACACCAGCAGGTGGTACCTGGTCAGTTGTTTCAGGAGGGGGAACGATTTCAGGAACTACTTATACACCGGCAGATGTTTCTTCTGATACTTCGGTAACAGTTCGTTATACTGTTGCAGCCAATGGCTCTTGTGCAGCGACAACATCAGACGCTACATTTACTGTTAATGTATTTTCAGGAACAGCAACTAATACAACAAGCACTACAGCTATTTGTGAGAACAGTACCAAATCCTTATCAGCTACACCAGCAGGTGGTACCTGGTCAGTTGTTTCAGGAGGGGGAACGATTTCAGGAACTACTTATACACCGGCAGATGTTTCTTCTGATACTTCGGTAACAGTTCGTTATACTGTTGCAGCCAATGGTTCTTGTGCAGCGACAACATCAGACGCTACATTTACTGTTAATGTATTTTCAGGAACAGCAACTAATACAACAAGCACTACAGCTATTTGTGAGAACAGTACCAAATCCTTATCAGCTACACCAGCAGGTGGTACCTGGTCAGTTGTTTCAGGAGGGGGAACGATTTCAGGAACTACTTATACACCGGCAGATGTTTCTTCTGATACTTCGGTAACAGTTCGTTATACTGTTGCAGCCAATGGCTCTTGTGCAGCGACAACATCAGACGCTACATTTACTGTTAATGTATTTTCAGGAACAGCAACTAATACAACAAGCACTACAGCTATTTGTGAGAACAGTACCAAATCCTTATCAGCTACACCAGCAGGTGGTACCTGGTCAGTTGTTTCAGGAGGGGGAACGATTTCAGGAACTACTTATACACCGGCAGATGTTTCTTCTGATACTTCGGTAACAGTTCGTTATACTGTTGCAGCCAATGGCTCTTGTGCAGCGACAACATCAGACGCTACATTTACTGTTAATGTATTTTCAGGAACAGCAACTAATACAACAAGCACTACAGCTATTTGTGAGAACAGTACCAAATCCTTATCAGCTACACCAGCAGGTGGTACCTGGTCAGTTGTTTCAGGAGGGGGAACGATTTCAGGAACTACTTATACACCGGCAGATGTTTCTTCTAATACTTCGGTAACAGTTCGTTATACTGTTGCAGCCAATGGCTCTTGTGCAGAGACAACATCAGACACTACATTTACTGTTAATGTCATTCCAACAACACCAACATTAGGTACGATTATGCAACCTACTTGTGTAGTCGTAACAGGTAGTGTAGTTTTGAATGATTTACCTGTAGGAAATTGGACAATAAACCCAGGTAATATTAATGGAAGTACATCTTCTACAACTATTTCAGGATTAATGGCAGGGTCAACTTTTAATTATACAGTAACTGTTAATGGGTGTTCGTCTGGATCAATAGAAGTAATTATTAATAATTATTTATGTGCGTTGACAGAGACTACAGCATCAATTAATGGAAATACGGGAGGTAATAGTACTTCTTTGACATCAAATGATACTTTAAACGGTAGTCCAGTAGTTATAGGTACAAATCCGGGTCAAGTAAGTTTGACGGCAGTAACTGTTCCTGCAGGATTAACTTTGAATGCAGATGGTACTGTAACTGTAGCTCCAAATACTGCTGCAGGAAACTATACAGTGGAATATAAAATATGTGAAATAACGAATCCATCTAACTGTAGTACAGTATCTAGTACTGTTGTGGTAAGTGCAGCAGCAATTGTTGCGTTGACAGAGACTACAGCATCAATTAATGGAAATACGGGAGGTAATAGTACTTCTTTGACATCAAATGATACTTTAAACGGTAGTCCAGTAGTTATAGGTACAAATCCGGGTCAAGTAAGTTTGACGGCAGTAACTGTTCCTGCAGGATTAACTTTGAATGCAGATGGTACTGTAACTGTAGCTCCAAATACTGCTGCAGGAAACTATACAGTGGAATATAAAATATGTGAAATAACGAATCCATCTAACTGTAGTACAGTATCTAGTACTGTTGTGGTAAGTGCAGCAGCAATTGTTGCGTTGACAGAGACTACAGCATCAATTAATGGAAATACGGGAGGTAATAGTACTTCTTTGACATCAAATGATACTTTAAACGGTAGTCCAGTAGTTATAGGTACAAATCCGGGTCAAGTAAGTTTGACGGCAGTAACTGTTCCTGCAGGATTAACTTTGAATGCAGATGGTACTGTAACTGTAGCTCCAAATACTGCTGCAGGAAACTATACAGTGGAATATAAAATATGTGAAATAACGAATCCATCTAACTGTAGTACAGTATCTAGTACTGTTGTGGTAAGTGCAGCAGCAATTGTTGCATTGACAGAGACTACAGCATCAATTAATGGAAATACGGGAGGTAATAGTACTTCTTTGACATCAAATGATACTTTAAACGGTAGTCCAGTAGTTATAGGTACAAATCCGGGTCAAGTAAGTTTGACGGCAGTAACTGTTCCTGCAGGATTAACTTTGAATGCAGATGGTACTGTAACTGTAGCTCCAAATACTGCTGCAGGAAACTATACAGTGGAATATAAAATATGTGAAATAACGAATCCATCTAACTGTAGTACAGTATCTAGTACTGTTGTGGTAAGTGCAGCAGCAATTGTTGCATTGACAGAGACTACAGCATCAATTAATGGAAATACGGGAGGTAATAGTACTTCTTTGACATCAAATGATACTTTAAACGGTAGTCCAGTAGTTATAGGTACAAATCCGGGTCAAGTAAGTTTGACGGCAGTAACTGTTCCTGCAGGATTAACTTTGAATGCAGATGGTACTGTAACTGTAGCTCCAAATACTGCTGCAGGAAACTATACAGTGGAATATAAAATATGTGAAATAACGAATCCATCTAACTGTAGTACAGTATCTAGTACTGTTGTGGTAAGTGCAGCAGCAATTGTTGCGTTGACAGAGACTACAGCATCAATTAATGGAAATACGGGAGGTAATAGTACTTCTTTGACATCAAATGATACTTTAAACGGTAGTCCAGTAGTTATAGGTACAAATCCGGGTCAAGTAAGTTTGACGGCAGTAACTGTTCCTGCAGGATTAACTTTGAATGCAGATGGTACTGTAACTGTAGCTCCAAATACTGCTGCAGGAAACTATACAGTGGAATATAAAATATGTGAAATAACGAATCCATCTAACTGTAGTACAGTATCTAGTACTGTTGTGGTAAGTGCAGCAGCAATTGTTGCGTTGACAGAGACTACAGCATCAATTAATGGAAATACGGGAGGTAATAGTACTTCTTTGACATCAAATGATACTTTAAACGGTAGTCCAGTAGTTATAGGTACAAATCCGGGTCAAGTAAGTTTGACGGCAGTAACTGTTCCTGCAGGATTAACTTTGAATGCAGATGGTACTGTAACTGTAGCTCCAAATACTGCTGCAGGAAACTATACAGTGGAATATAAAATATGTGAAATAACGAATCCATCTAACTGTAGTACAGTATCTAGTACTGTTGTGGTAAGTGCAGCAGCAATTGTTGCGTTGACAGAGACTACAGCATCAATTAATGGAAATACGGGAGGTAATAGTACTTCTTTGACATCAAATGATACTTTAAACGGTAGTCCAGTAGTTATAGGTACAAATCCGGGTCAAGTAAGTTTGACGGCAGTAACTGTTCCTGCAGGATTAACTTTGAATGCAGATGGTACTGTAACTGTAGCTCCAAATACTGCTGCAGGAAACTATACAGTGGAATATAAAATATGTGAAATAACGAATCCATCTAACTGTAGTACAGTATCTAGTACTGTTGTGGTAAGTGCAGCAGCAATTGTTGCGTTGACAGAGACTACAGCATCAATTAATGGAAATACGGGAGGTAATAGTACTTCTTTGACATCAAATGATACTTTAAACGGTAGTCCAGTAGTTATAGGTACAAATCCGGGTCAAGTAAGTTTGACGGCAGTAACTGTTCCTGCAGGATTAACTTTGAATGCAGATGGTACTGTAACTGTAGCTCCAAATACTGCTGCAGGAAACTATA is a window from the Flavobacterium cupriresistens genome containing:
- a CDS encoding IS982 family transposase is translated as MSNIVKNYFRVLEVISSLNCELEYKSDVGRKQKMSDLEVVALSLTAEFMSIDSENSLFKEINCKQISNLIERSQFNKRRRKLFLFLEEVRTKLASRFLEFEDYFIVDSMPLEICKFARHRRIKICKNEFETAPSKGFCASQNNWFYGYKLHGICSVNGIFHSLDITKAEVHDVHFLKNIKHQMSDCVILGDRGYLSQSIQLDLFQTVKIRLETPKRANQKDYKPQPYVFRKSRKRIETLFSQLCDQFRIRNNYAKTFEGFKTRILAKITALTLVQYINKFIFDRPINNIKNQII